A part of Helicoverpa zea isolate HzStark_Cry1AcR chromosome 17, ilHelZeax1.1, whole genome shotgun sequence genomic DNA contains:
- the LOC124638423 gene encoding allergen Tha p 1-like: MQYKLCYGHDAGVTAQRRVERCSREKRNKMKLIVAVALLYLVAESWAASTYTDKWDNINVDEILESQRLLKAYVDCLLDRGRCTPDGKALKETLPDALENECSKCTDKQKSGSDKVIRHLVNKRPEMWKELSAKYDPNNIYQDRYKDKIEAVKGQ, translated from the exons ATGCAGTATAAATTGTGTTATGGGCATGATGCAGGCGTCACAGCCCAGCGAAGGGTCGAACGGTGCTCACGGGAAAAACG GAACAAAATGAAACTCATAGTCGCAGTTGCTTTATTATACCTGGTGGCAGAGTCCTGGGCCGCCTCCACCTACACTGACAAGTGGGACAACATCAATGTGGATGAAATCTTGGAGTCTCAACGCCTTCTCAAAGCATACGTCGATTGCCTTCTCGACAGAGGACGCTGCACTCCCGACGGTAAGGCTCTCAAAGAGACTCTCCCAGACGCCTTGGAAAATGAGTGCAGCAAATGTACGGACAAGCAAAAGTCTGGTTCAGACAAAGTGATCAGGCACTTGGTGAACAAGCGCCCGGAAATGTGGAAGGAACTGTCTGCCAAGTATGACCCTAACAACATCTACCAAGACAGGTACAAGGACAAAATCGAAGCCGTGAAGGGCCAGTAA